TGCAGTTCTACTCGGGCAACTTCCTCGACGGCACGCTGACCGGCCCGTCCGGCCGCACCTACCGGCAGGGCGACGCGCTCTGCCTGGAGACGCAGCACTTCCCGGACTCGCCGAACAAGCCGAAGTTCCCCTCGACGGTGCTGCGACCGGGGCAGACGTACCGCACGACCACGATCCACACGTTCGGTCGCTGAGGCCGCTGACGGGCCTTCACACCATGGGCGCCCCGTTCCGGCCGTTCTCCCGACGGTTGAACGGTGTCCCTGTGGCCTCCGTATGAAGGGGCGGCCCGTGCTCCCCCGCGCGGGCCGCCCTTAAACGTCGGGTCCGTCCGTCCCCAACGGGCCCGCCCCATACGGAGGTTCCATGGCCGACAACGTCACGTCGCTGTTCCGCAGTACCGCGGCACACAGCCCGTCGATGGCGGCTCTGACACGTGAGGGCGGCGAGGGAGCCGGCCCCGTGGACTTCTGTATCCCCTGCAACCCGTACTTCCCGACCCCGGCCATGTTCGAGGACATGGCGGGCCGGCTGCGCGACATCATCACCTACTACCCGAGCAGCGCCGACACGATCACCGCCGAGCTGTGCAGCCTGCTGCAGCTCCCGCCGCAGTGCGTGGCCATGGGCAACGGCTCGACCGAGCTCATCACCTGGATCGACCATCTGCTGGTCCGCGAGTCACTCGCCGTCCCCGTCCCCACCTTCGGCCGCTGGACCGACCAGCCCATGGAGACCGGCAAGCGGGTCGACATGTTCCCGCTCCAGGAGTCCAGCGGCTTCGCCCTCGACCTCGCGCAGTACGCCGAGTTCATCCGGGCCCGCGGCACCCGCGTCGCGGTGATCTGCAACCCCAACAACCCCGACGGCGGTTTCCTGCACAAGCACGCCATCGTGCAGTTCATGGACGCCATGGCCGACCTCGACCTGGTCGTGATCGACGAGTCGTTCCTGGAGTTCGCGGACGCCGAGGCCGAGCCGTCGGTCGTCCAGGAGGCGATGCTGCGGCCCAACGTGGTCGTGCTGCGCAGCCTCGGCAAGAACTTCGGCCTGCACGGCATCCGCTTCGGCTATCTCGTCGCCAACCCGGCGCTCGCGGGCCGGGTCCGCTCGATGCTGCCGAAGTGGAACCTCAACTCCTTCGCCGAGCACGTCGTCTTCATGCTCAAGGAGCACGGCGCCGAGTACGCGCAGAGCCTCCAGCAGGTGCGCCGCGACCGCCTCGACATGGCCGGCCAGCTCTCCTCCCTGCCCGGGCTCACGGTCTACCCCTCGCAGGGCAACTTCCTCTTCGTGCGCCTCCCCGTGGGCGCCGAGGGCACCGTGGTCCGGGACCGCATGCTCACCGAGCACCGGATCCTGGTCCGCGAGTGCGGCAACAAGATCGGTTCGTCCAGTCGCTTCCTGCGTCTCGTGGTGCGCCCCCAGGTGGACGTGCGTCGCCTGGTGTCCGGCCTGGAACAGGTGCTCTACGGGACGTCCAGGAGGGGAGCCGCCGTACCCGAGCTGGGCAATGGGACCAGCTACAGCTCGGGTACGGCGGCCGTGGACCGGCTGGTGAGCGAGACGAACGGGTCGGGCATGCGGGGGCTCGCGGCGCAGGCGGTGGGGATGGCCGCGGCGCAGGCCCCCGCCGCGGCCACGGGGGCCGTTGGGCCGGGGCTCGCCCCGGCGGCCGCGAGCACGGGTGGGGCGGGGTTCGCTCCCGCCGCGGCGGCCGCCGCCCCGGCTCCCGCTCCGGCCACCGGTATCGGCATGCCGCTCCCCGCCGCCGCGTCCGCCGTGCCGGCGGGTACGAGCGGCGGGATGCCGATGCCGGCTGCGGCGCAGATGCCGCAGCCGCAGGTGCCGCAGCCCCAGATGCCGCAGGCGGTGCCGCAGCCCGCTCCCCAGCCGGTGGCCGCCCCGGCGCCGCCCCTGGCGCCGGTGGCCCAGGCCCCGGCTCCCGCGCCCGCGCCGTCGCCCATGGCCGCTCCGTTCACCGGGCCCACGCCGCCCGGTGTCCCGGCCCGTGGGGGCCTGACGGCGGCGCAGGTGCGCGGCACGAACGGGCTGACGCCCGCGCCGGCCACGGGCTGGCCCGCGGCGCAGAGCTGGCCGAACGCGGCGGGGATGGGGCAGGCGGGGTAGCGCCCTCCCGCCGCCGCACCGTCCGGCCGGCCCCCGGCGCCACCGCGGCCGAGCCGGCCGTGGGCGCGGCAGCCCGGCACCGAGGCCCCCGACGGCCGGGCCGCGACCGCCCGCGCCGCCGCAGTCGTCTGCACGCCTCACCAAGGGAGGCCCGAAGGCCCCTGCCGCCTCGACGGACAGCACGTCCGCTCCGACATCCGGGAGGACAGGACCGGCATCCACCTGAAGCTGACGCTCACGACATCGGCGGGCTACGCCGGTGCGCTGACCCTGGGTGTGGAGCGGGGCTGACACGGCCCCGGCGGCCCGGAGCCCACCGGCTTCAGTGGACTCCGGGCCGCTTTCGTCACCGTCGGCCGCCGAACTCCCACGCGTGCACCTCGACGCTCGCGTACCGCCCCCGGGGCAGCACGGCACGCGCCGCCTCCGCGTCCGGGGCCCGGAGCAGTGCGGCCGTGCCCACCCAGACCTCACCATCGTCGGACAGCAGGGGCCCGAACGCGATCAACTCGTCCCGTTGCTCGGGTACTTCGAGAGCTGAGCCGGTCGAGGGGCCGAGGCCGAGCACGAGATGACGGTCGCCGCCCGTCCGCCCGCCCGGGTACTCCCACATGGTCCGCCCCAGCAGATTCCGCCAGCGCCGCAGCAGGACGTCCCGGTACACCCCGGCCTGGTAGTTGGGCTCGTCGAAGGCGAACGCCCGCGCGGCGGCGGCATCCGGCAGGCCGACGATGTGCACACTGCCGGTGGGGGTCTCCCCGTCATCGGCGAAGGTCGGCCCCCGGGCGATCAACTCCGCCTCGAACCGGTCCATATAGGCCCAGTGCGCCTCCCCCAGCTCCTCCCGCAGCGGCAGGGAGCCGGGCCGGTCGCGGTGGTGGCAGAAGAACTCCATGGCTCATCCAACCTCAGTGGCTACGCTCGTGTCTCCCGTCGTCGTGACCACAGGAGAGCAGACCGTGCGCAGCGCCGCCGTAACGCCCGAGGGCGACCAGATCCGCTGGGTCGAACTGCCGGGGCGGCAGCCGCCGCGCGTCTATGTGCACGGACTGGGCGCCACATCGCCCGCCTACTTCACCGAGGCCGCGGTCCATCCGCTGCTGGCCGGGCACCGTTCGCTGCTGATCGACCTGCTGGGCCACGGCATCAGCGACCGCCCGACGACCTTCGACTACACGCTCGAATCGCACGCCGACGCGCTCGCCGACGCCCTGACCGCCGCGGGGGTTTCGGACGCCGAGGTGATCGCGCACAGCATGGGCGGCTCGGTGGCGATCGTCCTGGCGGCCCGCCATCCCCGTCTGGTGTCCCGGCTGGTGCTCGTCGACGCCAACCTCGACCCGGTCCCGCGTACGCCCGGCTCCTCGGGCAGCAGCGGCATCGCCGCCTACTCCGAGGAGGAGTTCGTGACCGGCGGCGGCTGGGAGGAGGTCCGCGACCGGGCCGGCGCCCACTGGTGGTCGACGATGCGTCTGGCCGGCCGCGAGGCCCTGCACCGCAGCGCGTTCCATCTGACGCGCGGCACGGACCCCACGATGCGGGAGCTGTTGCTGGATCTGAGGATTCCCCGCACGTTCCTGCTTCCCGAGGCGGACGGGCCGCTCCCGGGCTCCGACGCCCTCGGCGCGGCGGGCGTGTCCGTCGTCGCGATCCCCGGCTGCGGTCACAACATCATGCTGGACAACCCGGAGGCGTTCGCGCGGGCCACCGCGGCGGCGCTGGCGCCCCGGGGCTGACCGGCCCTCGCCGCGGGGTCCGCGCGGGAACACGGGGGCGGCCCGCCGGACCACCGGCCCGGTGCGGCCGCCCCCGTTCACACCGTCACGACTTCTTCGGGCACTCCTTCCACGCCAGGTGGTACACCGTGCTGATGTCCCCGTCCGTGGAGTCCATCGTCATGAAGCTGACCTTGTCGGCCGACTGGGTGCCGGCGTTGACGCGGATCTCGGTGTTGATGTTGAAGTTGCGCTGGACTCCGCAGGGTGCGTAGACCAGCTGGGCCCAGTCGGTCTCGTCGGTGGCCTGCCAGTTGTCGTTGAGGGGGCCGCTGAAGGGGTGGTTCCTGTACACCGTGCTGGGCGAGCCCTGGAAGTAGTACGAGGCCCGCTGGGTGGCGCTCGCGCCCCGCTGGAGGGCGGCGAATCCCCGGTAGTCCGCGCTCGCGATGGCGTAGGTGAAGCCGCCCGGGACGTGGACCTTCAGATTGAGCTGGCAGTTCCGGCGGAACGCGGTCGGGTCGGAGTTTCCGCCGGCCTGCGCCAGGTAGTCGCTGTAGGTCACCGTGAAGGCGGTGTTGTCCTCGGAGACGGCGACCGCTGCCGTGCCCTGCGGGCAGCCGGAGCCGTTCACCGTGGCGACCTGGATGATGATCTTGTCCGGGGGCGGGTCGTCGAACCCGCCGGAGGACGGGGTTTGTGCGGGAAGTGCGCTGGTGAGGAGCGCGGCTACCGCACCGCTCAGGAGCAGGCCACCGGCCATGGTTCTCCCATCGGTTCGTGGGGGGTGGATCGTGACAGAGAAAGATCATGCGCATGTCAAAGTGACAGGCGCATGCGCCCCCGACCTGTGACCATTCCATGGAGGGGATGTGAAGAGCGGGAGCGGTCGCATCGTACGCAGCGCGGCAGGGGTGGGCCAGGGCGCTCTCCGGCCATTCACACTGGCGGGAATTCACTGGGACACCGGCAGGCACATAGGGTGCGTTCGACCAGTGCGTCAGACCGAGGACATCCCGAGGACGGAATGAGGATCACGCACAGCGCCGCGCACGGCCGCAGCCCCTCAGGGGTTCTCCCAGGCCGCCGGTTCCGCCGCCAGACGCTCCACCGGCTCCGGCAGCGCCCCGGCCGCGAGGTCGGCGATCGTCACGCCCTCCAGGATCCTGCGCACATTGGCCCGCAGGGCGATCCACAGCGGCAGCAGCGGCTCGGCGGTGCCGGAGTAGGCGAGACCGGTCGGCCGTTCGCCGCGCACCGAGACGATCGGCCCGTCCACGGCCCGGATCACGTCCGCGACCGTGATCTCCGCGGCCTCCCGGGCCAGCCGGTAACCGCCGCCCCCGCCGCGCCGGCTGTCGACGACCCCGCCGCGCCGCAGATCCCCGAGGATCCCCTCCAGGAACTTGTGTGGGATGTCCTGCGCGGTGGCGACGGCCTCCGCCTTGACCGGCCCCTCCCCCTGCCGGACGGCCAGCTCCACGACCGCTCGTACCGCGTAGTCCGCTCGTGCCGAGATCCTCATAGGACCATTGTCGCCGTGACCCTGTAGACATTGAGCACACGCACCGCGCACCACAGCGAGCACACGCACCCCGCACGACGAGCACACGCACCTCGCACCACGCATCACGTATCGCAAGGCACAACAGGAGGCGCTCCCTTGGAGCTCAGCAGGCGTACCTTCCACGCTCTGGCCGGCACGGCGGCGCTCGGCTTCGCGCTGACCGGCAGCGGGTCGCCGACCTCCGCCCACCCGGCACGCACCGCGCCCACCGGCCCGCCGCCCCCGGTGCCGAGCGCGGACGGCCGACCGCACGAGATCGGCTTCGACTCCTACTCGCTGCTGGTCGACGGCCGCCGCCTGGTGCTCTGGTCGGGCGAGATGCACCCCTTCCGGCTGCCGAGCCCGTCGCTGTGGCGGGACGTGCTGGAGAAGATGCGGGCGCACGGCTACAACGCCGTCAGCGTGTACGTCGCCTGGAACCACCACTCCCCCGCCCCCGGCCGCTACGACTTCACCGGCGTGCGCGACCTGGACCTCTTCCTGCGGACGGCCGCCGAGGCGGGGCTGTACGTGATCCTGCGGCCCGGGCCGTACATCAACGCCGAGGTCGACGCGGGCGGCTTCCCGGGCTGGCTGACCGCCACCGAGGGCCGCGCCCGGACCTCCGACCCGACGTATCTGAAGTACGTCGACGAGTGGCTGACCGCCGTCAACGCCATCGTCGCGAAACGCCTGTTCACACGGGGCACGGGCACGGTCCTGCTCTACCAGATCGAGAACGAGTACGACGCGCACGTCGACGAGCCGTCCGGGCGCGCCTACATGTCGTATCTGTACGAGAAGGTCCGCGCCGACGGCATCGACGTACCGCTGTTCCACAACGACAAGGGCCGCAACGGTCACTGGACCCCGGGCTCGTTCTCCACCGGCGGGGAGAAGGGGCGCTGGCTGTACGGGTTCGACGGGTACCCGGAGCCGGACCGGGCGCCGTCCGACTGGGGGCTCTTCGGGACCGGCGGCGCCAAGGGCGGGGCCACGGCCAGTCCGAGGACGCCCGGGTTCGTGCCCGAGTTCGGCGGGGGCCGGTTCGACCCGTGGGGCGGGGCGGCGTTCGACGGCAAGGGGTACGCCGAGGCGCGCCGGACCCGGGACGCGGCGTACGAGCGGCGCTTCCACCTCACCAACCTCGCCAACGGCATCACCCTGCACAACGTCTACATGACCTTCGGCGGCACCTCCTGGGGCTGGCTGCCCGCGCCGGCCGTCTACACCTCGTACGACTACGGCGCCGCGTTCGACGAGGCCCGCAACGCCACCCCGAAGCTCGCGCCGATGCACCAGACCGGGCAGTTGCTGCGGTTCGTGCCCGACCTCGCCAAGCTGCACCGGGCGAAGTCCGTGCGCGCGACCGACGAGCGGATCAAGGTCTACCACCTGACCAACCCCGACACCGGGGCCCACTTCTACGTTCTGCGCAACGACTCCGGCGAGGCGGTCTCGGTGACGCTGCCGGACGCCGGGATCAACGTGCCGGTCATGGTCCCCGCGCGGGACGCCAAGCTGATCGCCGCCGATCTGAGGCTCGGGAAGCGGACGCTGGTGCACGCCACCGTCCAGCCGATGCTGAGCCTGACCGCCGGACGGCAGGACATCGCCGTGTTCGCGGGCCGGCGGGGCGATCTCGCGCAGGTCGTGCTGGAGTGCCCCGACGAGCCCACTCCCATGCGGCTGGACGCGGAGCCGGCGTGGTCCTGGAACCTCAACAAGCTGAACATCACCGCTCCGCTCGGCGCCGGCGGGCTGAGCCGGGTGCGGGTCGAGGGCGACGGCGTGGACACACCGATGCTGGTGCTGTTCGCCGACGACGCGACCTCCCTGCGGCTGTGGCCGTACGAGACGCCGTCCGGCCCGCTCCTCGTCTACGGCCCCGCCCTGCTGCGGTCCGCCACCCTGCGCGGCTCGACGGTCCACCTCACCGGTGACACCGTCGGCGCGACCGGCCTGGAGGTGTGGGGACCGCCCGGGATCACCCATGTGACGTGGAACGGGCGCGCGGTGGCCACCCGGATCAGCGCCTCCGGCAGCCTGCTGGCGCTGCGGCCGCTGCCCGGGGTGACCCGGCCGGCCCTGCCCGCGCTCGACGGCTGGCGACGGCAGACCGGGAATCCGGAGTCCGAGCCGGACTTCGACGACTCGGACTGGACGACGGCCGACAAGGAGACGACCTTCAGCACCACGCCCGTCCCCGACGGGCAGCCCGTCCTGTTCGCCGACGACTACGGCTTCCACTACGGCGACGTCTGGTACCGGGGCGAGTGGAGCGACGAGAACGGCATCGAGTCGGTCTCCCTCGCCTACAGCACGGGCACGCAGGGCCTGCTGATGGCCTGGCTGGACGGCGAGCCGCTGGGCACGCACCGGATGCCCGTACCGGACAAGGAGCGGGCGCGGCAGGGGACGTGGACCGCCAAGGCCGCCTTCGCCCTGCCCGAGGAGCTGCGGGAGAGGTTCCGTGAGGCACGGGACGGGAAGCGCGACCGGCACGTGCTGTCCGTGCTCGTGCGGCCGATGCAGCACGACATGGACGGCGAGGCCCTCGACACGCACAAGGCCGCGCGGGGTCTGACCGCCGTCACCTTCGAGGGCGGCTCCCCCGAGGTGACCTGGCGTGTCCAGGGCGCGTCCACGCTCGATCCCGTGCGCGGGCCGATGAACAACGGCGGGCTGCACGGGGAGCGCGAGGGCTGGCATCTGCCCGAGTACGACGACGGGGACTGGAAGGACACCGAACTCCCCCGGGCCGAGCGGCGGCAGGGCGTCACCTGGTACCGGACGGACTTCCGGCTGGATGTCCTCCCCGGGGTCGACGCCTCGATCGGGCTCGTCCTCGACGACGACCCGGGCCGGGCCTACCGCGTCCAGATCTTCCTCAACGGCTGGAACATGGGCCAGTACATCAACGACGTGGGCCCGCAGCACACCTTCGTGCTGCCCAACGGGATCCTGCGCACACGGGGTGCCAACACACTGGCGCTGGCGGTGCTGTCCGACGGGACCACACCGTCCGGGCCCGGAGAGGCACGGCTGACCCTGCTGGGCGCGGCGGCCGGAGGCGTGCCCGTGAAACCGGCTGGATCGGTCACGCCAGGCGGATCACGTTCCAGGACAGCGGCTCCAGAACGGCGCTGAGCGTGCCGTCCCGGAGGGCCGTGCCGTCGACCGTGTGCGGGGCGACGCGCTCCGGGTCGCCGAGGGTGTTGCGGGCGTCGGGGTCCGCGTCGGCGAGGGCGCTGTGCTCGACGACGCCCGTCAGCTCCAGTCCGTTCAGGGTGACCTCGAGCGGCAGGGAGTCGGTGCGGCTGCGGTTGACCGCGAACAGGGTGACCGAGCCGTCCTCGGCGCGCACCGCGGTGGCGTGCAGCAGGTCGGTCTCGCCGTACTTCTGTGTCTCGTACGTCGGCGAGTCGACGCGGACGTCGAGGACCTCGCCACGGCCGTACCGCGAGGCCTGGGCGAACGGGAAGAACGTGGTCTGGCGCCAGGCCGGGCCGCCCGGCTCGGTCAGGATCGGGGCGATCACGTTGACGAGCTGGGCGAGGCAGGCGACGGTGACGCGGTCGGCGTGGCGCAGCAGGGCGATGAGGAGCGAGCCGAAGACGACCGCGTCCAGGACGCTGTAGTTGTCCTCCAGGAGGCGAGGGGCCTCCGCCCAGTCCCGGGCGCCGGAGTTCTCGATCTCGTGCCACTCCGACATGTACCAGACGTTCCACTCGTCGAAGGAGAGGTTGATCCTCTTCTTCGACTTCAGCTTCGCGCCGATGTGGTCGGCGGTGGCGACCACGTTCTCGATGAAGGACTCCATGTCGACGGCGGACGCCAGGAAGGAGTCGAGGTCGCCGTTCTCGGGCTGGTAGTAGGCGTGCAGGGAGATGTGGTCGACGAGGTCGTACGTCTCCTCCAGGACCGTCGCCTCCCACGCGGCGAAGGTCGGCATGGACTGGCTGGAGGAGCCGCAGGCGACGAGTTCGACGTCCGGGTCGATCTGGCGCATGGCGCGGGCCGTCTCGGCGGCGATCCGGCCGTACTCCTGGGCGGTCTTGTGGCCGGTCTGCCAGGGGCCGTCCATCTCGTTGCCCAGGCACCACAGCTTGATGCCGAAGGGGTCCTTGTCGCCGTGCGCGGCCCGGAGGTCGGACAGGGCCGTGCCGGCCGGGTGGTTGGCGTACTCCTGGAGTTCCAGGGCCTCGGCGACGCCCCGGGTGCCGAGGTTGAGGGCCATCATGGGCTCGGCCTGGGGGCCGATCTTCTTCAGGAAGGCGATGTACTCGGAGAGGCCGAAGCGGTTGGTCTCGGTGGAGCGCCAGGCGAGGTCGAGGCGGCGGGGGCGGTCCTCGACGGGGCCTACGGAGTCCTCCCACTTGTAGCCGGAGACGAAGTTGCCGCCGGGGTAGCGGATGGCGGTGACGCCGAGTTCCTTGACGAGGTCCAGGACGTCCTGGCGGAGGCCGGCCTCGTCGGCTGTGGGGTGGCCGGGTTCGAAGATGCCGGTGTAGACGCAGCGGCCGAGGTGTTCCACGAAGCTTCCGAAGAGGCGGGGGTTGACTTCGCCGATGGTGAAGGCGGGGTCGAGGGTGAAGCGGGCGGTGTTCATGCTTGCCTTTCGAGGTCCGGTTTCGTCTGCGGGTGTGTCGTGGCCGGTCGCGTGGTTCCCCGCGCCCCCAAGAACCGAAGTCAGCTCGTCCCCTGCCCTGCCCTTGCGATCGATGATCAGGAACCGTTCGGTATTTCGGATTGCGCTCGCCACCTCGAACGGGACCGTAAATTCGAAGCGGTTGCGCGTCAATGGTCCGGCCGGATTCCGGACAGGAAGTCCGGTCGGGAGGTCAGGTCAGGAGGTCCGGGCGGGAACGGTCGTTGTCCGTTGAACATCGGACGTCTGATCGCATGACGCGCCCGCTTTCGGGCGCGTAGTCTCGGACCCGCCGGCAGGGGCCGTCGTCGGTCGACGGGCCGGCGGCGAGGAGGGGGAGCGATGGACATCGCGGGCGCGCGGATCAGGGCCGCCCGAGTCACCGCCGCGCTCAGGCGCCCACGCAGTGGCTCAGCCATGCGCGGCCTGGCCGCCGAGCTCGCCACCGCGGTCCGGGCACGCCCCGGGTACCCCGACGACGTACGGTCGCTGTGCCGGGCGCTGTGCGAGGAGATGAGCACCCGGCGCGGCGGACGCCCCGTCGAGCTCCGCTTCGAACGCTTCCCGGACGAGATCGAAGTGACCGGCCTGTGGATGGAGTTCCAGGACTTCGACCTGGTCATCGTCGAGGAACGGGCCGAGGCGGTGCAGCAACTGGTCATACTCGGGCACGAGTTGTGGCATCTGCACGCGGGGCACCGCCATCACCCGGGGGCGGGTGCGGCGGCCGACGCGTTCGCCGACCGGCCCGGGTGGGAGGACGTCGCGCTGACCGTGGCCGCCCGCAACGGCTCCCGGGAACGGGACGAGTCCGAGGCCGACGCCTTCGGACATCAACTGGCGGCGCGCTGCCGGGTCCTGCTGCCGGGCGGACGCCGACCGGACGTCCCCCTCGAACCCCTGCAGCGGTCGCTGGGCTACCGGGGACCGCGAGGAGGTGCGGCTCCGTGACGACGGTGGCGCTCACCCCGGCCGAGTTCGTCAACCAGTTCTATCCGAACTTCTGGTGGATCCCCGCGGGGGTCCTCGCCGCAGCCCTGGCCATCAAGCTGCCGAGCATCATCCGGCTCTGGAAGGACCCGCTGCTGCGGGCCGTCGGCGGGCTGCTGCTGCTCGCCTGCGCGGTGTTCGTCTTCGTGGCGCCGTCGACGATCGCCCGGGTCAACCGGCTCACCGGGGTGGCGAACTTCTCCGGCCCCTGGGTCTACTCGCTGCTCACCGCGTTCTGCGCGTCCTGCCTGCTGCTGATCATCTCCTGGCGCAACGGCCTGTCCGACCGCTCGGAGCACACCCGGCGCGCGATGCGGGGGGTCGTGGCGGTCTATGCGGGCGTGATCGTCGCGATGTGGGTGCTGTTCGCTCTCGCGGAGGTACCGCAGGAGCGGTTGCGGGACCTCGACACGTACTACGCGAACACCCCGTACATGCGCGAGATGATCGTGCTCTACCTGCTCGCGCACACCCTGGCCGCACTGGTCACCAACGGGCTGATCTGGAACTGGGTCCGCACGGACGGGCTCGACTCGCTGCTGCGCTGGGGACTGAAGTTCCTCGGCGTGGGCTACGCGGCGCAGCTGCTCTTCGACGCCGCCAAGATCAGTGCCGTGGTGGCCCGTTGGTCCGGGCGGGACGTGGACTGGCTGAGCACGGCCGTCGCCCCGCCGCTCGCCTGCCTGTCCGCCGTGCTCATCGCGGTCGGCTTCATCCTGCCGCACGCCGGGCAGTACCTGCACGGCCGCTGGCACGTCCGGCTCGCCCTCCACGAACTGCGGCCGCTGTACCTGCTGATGAGGACGGTCAACGGCGCGGGGGTGCCGCTCCTGCTGCGCGCGACGCCGGAACTGCGGCTGGTGCGCCGGGAGACGTTCATCCGCGACGTGCTGCTGCCGCTGGCCCGGCACATCGACGAGGACCGGCGCGCACGCTTCCACGAAGCCGCCCTCACCCTCGGCCACCCGCCCGGACTGGCGAAGGCGCTCGCCGCCACCGCGGCGATCCTGGACGCGATCGAGACCAGGAACCGGACCGGGGAGGACGACGGCACCGGTGCCCGCGACACCACGGACCTGCTGCGCGAGATCGGCGCCGTGTCCCGGGTGCTGCGCCGCCCGGAGGACCTCCGGGCGGTGCGCGCCCTGGCGCGTGACACCACGGACGGCAGGTCCCTCACCGGCTGAACCGCACAGGGGGGCCGCCGACACGGTACGTGAAGGTACGGTGAGAGCCGTCCGGGGCGGGGCCCGCATGGCTCGAAACCGGTGCCGGCGGAGGGTGTTGTGCGCTGCGCGGCTGTGGCCGGACGACGGGGAATGCCCGCAGGGCAAAGGAGCCTTCATGGCTGAGTGCGAGGAGTCGCATGTCGCGTAGAGCAGTCGTCATCGGGGCGGGTCTGGCCGGAATGCTGGCCTCGGCGGCCCTGTCCGCCGTCGCGGACGAGGTGATCGTGCTCGACCGCGACGATCTGCCCGAGGGGCCCGAGCACCGCAAGGGCCTGCCGCAGGGACGTCACGCGCATCTCCTCATGGCCGGC
The Streptomyces tuirus genome window above contains:
- a CDS encoding DUF6545 domain-containing protein, yielding MTTVALTPAEFVNQFYPNFWWIPAGVLAAALAIKLPSIIRLWKDPLLRAVGGLLLLACAVFVFVAPSTIARVNRLTGVANFSGPWVYSLLTAFCASCLLLIISWRNGLSDRSEHTRRAMRGVVAVYAGVIVAMWVLFALAEVPQERLRDLDTYYANTPYMREMIVLYLLAHTLAALVTNGLIWNWVRTDGLDSLLRWGLKFLGVGYAAQLLFDAAKISAVVARWSGRDVDWLSTAVAPPLACLSAVLIAVGFILPHAGQYLHGRWHVRLALHELRPLYLLMRTVNGAGVPLLLRATPELRLVRRETFIRDVLLPLARHIDEDRRARFHEAALTLGHPPGLAKALAATAAILDAIETRNRTGEDDGTGARDTTDLLREIGAVSRVLRRPEDLRAVRALARDTTDGRSLTG
- a CDS encoding toxin-antitoxin system, toxin component family protein, which encodes MDIAGARIRAARVTAALRRPRSGSAMRGLAAELATAVRARPGYPDDVRSLCRALCEEMSTRRGGRPVELRFERFPDEIEVTGLWMEFQDFDLVIVEERAEAVQQLVILGHELWHLHAGHRHHPGAGAAADAFADRPGWEDVALTVAARNGSRERDESEADAFGHQLAARCRVLLPGGRRPDVPLEPLQRSLGYRGPRGGAAP